The DNA segment ACTCAAGCTGTCGCAGCATCTGCATCGCGGATTGGAAGTTTCTCGCGTTATACATGCGTTGGTAGAGCTCATCGGGTATGGGATCGCCGCTGTCGATATGACCCGATATGAGATCAAGGGCCTGTTTTTCCCAGCACCAGTTTTCCATGAACTGACTGGGCAGCTCCACCGCGTCCCAGGCAACGCCATTGATCCCTGCAACAGCGGGGTAGTCCACCGTGGTTAACAGATGATGCAGGCCATGGCCGAATTCATGGAACAGGGTCAACACCTCGTCATGGGTCAGCAGGGATGGCTTGCCATCCACCGGGGGGGAAAAGTTACAGGTGAGATAGGCTACCGGGATCTGGTCCATGGTTTTGGTGAAGAAGCGGGTTGCACACTCGTCCATCCAGGCACCACCGCGTTTTTTGGGGCGGGCATAGAGGTCGAGATAGAACTGACCCCTCAGGTGGTGGTCTCGGTCGCGGATCTCGAAGAAGCGGACATCGGGGTGCCAGCTGTCGACACCCTCCACCGCTTCGATGCGAATCCCATATAGGCGCTCCACCACCGCGAACATCCCCGGAATTACCCGGGTTTCCGGAAAGTAGGGTTTGAGCTCCTCCTGACTGATGTTATGGCGTTGCTGGCGTAGTTTTTCCGCATAGTAGCCGATATCCCAGGCCTCCAGTTCTTCGATGCCATATGATGCCAGGGCAAACTCCTTGAGCTCGTTGAGTTCACGCTCTGCTTGCGGGCGAGAACGCTCGGCGAGATCTGTCAGGAAGGCGATCACCTCATCACTGGAACGGGCCATTTTCTTTGCCAGGGAGCGATCGGCATAGTTTGTGAATCCCAACAGGCCGGCCTGCTCATGGCGTAGCTCTAAGATTCGCGCCATCACTGAGGTGTTGTCCCACTGTCCGGCATCCGGTCCTTGATCCGAGGCGCGGGTGGCGAAGGCTTCGTACACCTCCCTGCGTAGCTGGGGATCATCGGCGTAGGTCATCAGCGGCAGATAGGAGGGATATTCCAGGGTCAGCAACCATCCCTCCTGGTCGCGCTGTGCCGCGGTCTGGCGGGCCAGGGCCAGGGCCGACGCCGGCAGGCCCTGCAGGGCCGATTCATCGGTGATGAGTTTGCTCCAGGCGTTGGTGGCATCGAGCAGATTCTCTTCGAACTTGGTGGTCAGCTGGGACAGCTCCTGACTGATCTCCTTGAAGCGCTGCTTCTTGGCTTCCTCCAGATCGACCCCGGATAGATGAAAGTCGAGGAGTGCGTTGTGCAGCATCTTTTGCTGGGCCTGATCCAGCCCGGGTCCAGCCGCCACCTGCTTATAGGCATCACAGAGCTGACTGTTTTGTCCCACTTCGGTGGAGTATTCGCTAAGTTTGGGCAGTACGGCATTGTAGGCCGCCCGCAGCTCGTCGTTATTGACTACCGCATTCATGTGACTCACCGGGGACCAGGCGCGGCTCAGGCGATCCTCTGCCTGCTCCAGGGGTTCGACCAGGTTTTCCCAGGTGAACGTCCTCTGCGAGCCGAGTAGTTGCTGAATGGTCTGCCGGTTCTCCTGCAGCAGTTGATCCATGGCGGGTTCAACCATCTCAGGGGTGATGGCGGAAAAGGGTGGCAGTCCTTGCATATTGATCAGGGGATTCATGGCTTGGGCTCCGAATTAGTCATGGCTCAGAGTACGATTCTCACCCATGGCGCGAAAGATGGCCTCGGGTGGATTGCTCATGCCGGTCAGCAGATTGCAGATCAGGTCGTCATAGAGGGCGGCGCGATAGTCGGTGGACTCGTCCTTGGGGATCTCCTGCCACTGGGTCTCCGTTGCCGGAAAGAGTTTCTCGGCGCTGCCATAAGCGTAAACCTTGTGTAGTCTTTCACCACAGCGAAAGGCCTCGTAGGAGGTGTTGGTGGCGCCTGACTGTGAACGGATAATCACTACGAATCGGGTAACCTTGTCACCCCCGGTCAGGAGTGAGCCGCGTTCCACATAGTATTTGAATCTGGGATTATTGGCGCCCACCTCAAATTCCTGGAGATCATCCATGTCGATCCTCTCCGGGAGGGGTGTCTGCTCCTCCTGGAAAGCGGCCTTTGGCTGATAGAGAAGATCATCGGAAGCGTCATCCGTAAGGATATTATCGGCCTGCAGCGGCGCTATGCCAAGCAGTAGTATCAGGGCAAATAGATTCGTCCGGAATAGCATTCAGCAACCTGTTTTCGCAGTGATCCAGCGACGTATTCTCGCATTACCGCGGTAATGTAGGAATAGCTCAGTGCCAAATTCAGCCTTACTTTTTCCGATCTATTTTTTTACATGGCATCAGGAAATTACAGCCACCTGCCGGGCAGCTTGTCCGAGCTTGATCTATACGCCGTTCAGTTCAGAGCCGGGACAAATGGGAAGTGACAAATATGACGGCGCCGGATCCCACCACGAAGAATGCCGCCAGTGCGGCGAGTGTGAGCAGGCGATAGTGACGCACCAGTTCAAACTCCCCTTTGGTCGATATTAGAAGGGGGCGCCGGTGGGTCCCTGTGCTGCTCAGGGTATGGAGTGGCTGTTGATCCTGTTGCATCTGTTCACGGGTGACCTCCCGCGCGGCGCTGCGGCGTACAGATTCCCACTCATGTAAATCGATCTGGCCATCATCATTCCTGTCGAATCGTTCCAGCAGGGTTGCATGATCCGCTTTCCATTGGCGCAGCCGGCCTTTGATCATGTCGTCACGCATGGCCTTGCGATCTAGTTCACCAATCGAGCTGAAGCGTCCGATGGCGTACAGCGGGTCCCCCGGGACGATGGTCTCTTCGATATAGCGATAGTCGCCACCAAAAGTATTGTTGGTGGAGATGCGTACGCCGAAACGCTCGACTTTCTGGTGGGTGGTGCCAGTGCCACGATCGGGACCGGCCGAGGGTGTCTCATTGGGTCCATACCAGATACTCTTCTCACTCGGGCTGATATTCGCCCCCTCGGGATCGAGGATACACTCTCCGGTTGCATCCTTGAGCAGGAACAGGCTGTCGCTCTTGCCGGAGCGAACCCCGCGCCACCCCTTATCACCCTTTTTTTCGATCTTGTAACGCCACCAGCAACAGGGCATGCCGCTGAGAGGGGCCAGCACCGGCTCACCGGCCATCATTGCCGCCTCGCCGACCAGTTCCACATAACCCTGGGGGGCCGATCGAATCAGGGAGGTGGGTGTATCCTCGATCAACCGGGCTCGGTGGAGATTGCGGAAGGTGAAGTAGAGCGCGATCAGGGTCAACACTGTCAGCAGCAGGGTCCAGGACCAGAAATAGCCGTCGCCGATATTGGCAAGACTTCCTATCATTGTACCCTAGCTGAACATTTCGCCCATATCGACGTCTGCCAATTCTGTCTCATCGAATTCCAGCAGCTGCGCCGCTTTGAAGCCGAACTGTTTTGCCAGGATCAGGTCGGGAAACTGCTCGATGCGGACGTTGTTGATATTCGCGCTGTCGTTGTAGAACTCGCGTCGGTCCGCGATGCTGTTTTCAAGCCCGGTTATTCTCGACTGCAGGTGTAGAAAGGTTTCATTGGCCTTCAGGTCCGGGTAGTTTTCCGCCACTGCGAACAGGTTGCCGAGACCCAGACGCATCTGGCTTTCTGCGGCACCCACTGCAGCCACATCACCTTGCCGCAAGGCGTTATTGACCGCGCTTCGCGCCAGCATCACCTTCTCCAGGGTTTCCTGCTCGAATTTCATGTATTGTTTACAGGTCTCCACCAGTTTCGGCAGTTCATCGTGGCGCTGTTTCAACAGAACATCGATGTTCGACCACGCCTTTGAGACATCGTGTTTCAAGCGCACCAGGTTGTTGTAAATAAGCACGCCATAGATCAGGATAGCGATGGTTGTCCCTATCAGGACGAAGCTAACAATTTCCATGAGATCAGAATCCTCAATCTTGTATGCCAAAACCACGTCAGTTTGAAGCCGCTTATCCGAACATCGCTGCAGATGCCTATGTGGATGACAGTGCCGTTGTTATCGGTGATGTGTCAATCGCATCTCAGGCCTCGGTCTGGCCCCTATGCGCAATCCGCGGTGACGTGAATCGGATCCGCATCGGCGCCAGGAGCAATATCCAGGATGGCTCAGTGCTGCATGTCTCCCACGACAGTTTTTATCAGCCCGGTGGCAGCCCATTGATCATCGGCGAGGGCGTCACGGTTGGCCACAAAGTGCTTTTACACGGCTGTGAGGTCGCAGACAATTGCTTTATCGGCATGGGGGCGATAATTCTTGATGGGGCGGTGATAGAGCCGCAGACGATGTTGGGTGCTGGTGCTTTGGTTCCCCAGGGAAAGCGTCTGGATGGCGGCTACCTCTGGTTGGGGCAACCCGCAAGGCGGGTGCGTCCGCTGAGTGATCAGGAGCTGGAGATCATGGCATATAACGCGGGACACTATGTGAAATTGGCCAAACGCCATCGGAATCAGGCATAACATCAGTGACGTAGCATGGCGATGACCGGCGCTGTTTCGGGCAGAATTCCCCGCCATAGACGAAATGACTCCGCCGCCTGCTCAACCAGCATCCCAAGCCCATCCAGGGAACGCGCCGCGCGCTGTTGATAACCCCATGCCTGGAAGGCGGTGGCCTGATTGCCGTAGAGCATGTCATAGCACCAGCCGCCCTTGGCCAGTACGGTGTCGGGAATCAACGGCACCTCCCCGGCAAGTCCGGCAGCCGTACCGTTAATGATCAGGTCGAACTGCATACCCTCCAATTCGTCGAGACCGCAGCCGGCCACTTGGCCATAGGCGGCAGCACCGTTAGCCAGAGAATAGGCCTTGCTGGCGGTCCGGTTGGCGACGATTATCCGCTTTGGTCGCTGCTCCAGCAGAGGTCGGATTACACCTCGTACGGCGCCACCTGCACCCAGCATCAGTAGCCGTTTTCCTTCCAGGCGGAAGCCATGGTTGACGGTCAGGTCCCTCACCAACCCGGCGCCATCCGTGTTGTCTCCCTGGATTTGATTGTTCTCCAGCAGACTCAAGGTATTGACCGCGCCGGCTGTATGCGCCCTCGGACTCAGTTCATCCGCCAGGCGCCATGCTTCCTCCTTGAAAGGGACGGTGACATTGAGACCCAGGCCTCCCTCGGCGACAAAACGCCGTACATCAGCCGGAAAATCATCCATATTTCCCAGGATGCGGCCATATTCCACAGGCTCGCCGGTCTGTTCGGCGAATGCCCTGTGAATCTCGGGTGATTTGCTGTGTTCGATGGGATTACCGATTACTGCGTATTTATCCATGACGACCCGACGGTACTTGTTCTGTTGAATGATCAGCTCTACAGAAGACGAGCCCAAAACTCATTGCATCCACTCCGCCGCCTGCTTGGCGAAATAGGTGAGGATGCCGTCGCAACCGGCGCGTTTTATACACAATAGTGACTCCATCACCACCGCCTGTTCATCCAGCCATCCATGCTGCGATGCAGCCTTCAGCATCGCGTATTCGCCACTCACCTGGTATGCGAATGTGGGGACCTGGAAGGTCTCTTTGACGCGTCTGACGATATCCAGATAGGGCATGCCGGGTTTTACCATCACCATGTCGGCACCCTCCTGCAGATCCAGGGCCACCTCATGCAGGGCCTCGTCGCTGTTGGCCGGGTCCATCTGATAGCTGTACTTGTTGCCCCCGCCAAGATTGGCGGCTGAGCCGACGGCGTCGCGGAAGGGGCCATAGAAGCTGGAGGCATACTTGGCGGCATAGGCGAGGATGCGGGTATGGATGTAGCCACCCGTCTCCAGTTCATCCCGAATCGCACCGATACGCCCATCCATCATATCCGAGGGAGCGACTATATCGGCGCCGGCCTCAGCGTGGGATAGGGCTTGCTTGACCAGGACCTCTTTGGTTTCATCGTTCATCACATAGCCACTGGCGTCGATCAGACCGTCCTGCCCATGGGTGGTAAAGGGATCGAGGGCGACATCGGTAATCACGCCCAGGTCCGGCACCGCCTGTTTGATAGCCCGTACAGCCCGTTGCGCCAGCCCTTGAGGGTTATAGGCCTCCCGTGCATCTTCACTCTTGACGGATAGGGGGGTAACCGGAAATAGCGCCATCGCCGGGATGCCCAGTCCAGCGATCTGTTTCGCCTCTGCCAGCAACAGGTCGATGCTCATGCGTTCCACCCCGGGCATGGAGGGGACCGCCTCCCGGGCCCCCTCCCCCTCCAGAACGAATACCGGATAGATAAAGTCCGCGGGGCTTAGATGGGTCTCCCGCATCATTCGACGGGAGAAGTCGTCACGCCGCATGCGCCGCATGCGTGTGGTGGGAAAAGGTGATCGAGTGTTGTTGCTGGACATCACAAATTCTCTTTCGGTTTGGGCCAAACCCCTAAGATAACCTATCATGCACGCCCTGAACCACTCACCAATCAGTCAGCGTGCGAGTTATGAGCCAGAAAAAGCAGCTTTCGCCCTATATCTACGATGTCACGGAGGCGACCTATGAGGAGAAAGTCCTGAAGGCTTCGCGGCAGCAGCCGGTGGTGGTGGATTTCTGGGCTGAGTGGTGCGCTCCCTGTCTCTCCCTGGCGCCGGCGTTGGAGAGGGTAGTAAAAGAGCTGGAGGGGCTGGTCGTGCTGGCCAAGGTCGAGGTTGACGACAATATGCGCTTGGCCGGGCACTATCGCCTGCGTGGATTTCCCACCGTGATTCTGTTTGTCGATGGTGATGAAATAGGGCGCTTTCATGGATCCAGGGCCAGCCATTGGCTGAGGGAGTGGATCGAGGAGCATCTGGGGGACTACCTGGCTGGTGCGCACGAGGGCTGAAAGCCATAGTCCAGAGGCTGAATTTAATTCACAACTTGACACCCACGGAGTGGTTACAATCATTTTACCAATCAAGTAATTATATTGTTTTTCAATAAGTTACAAGCTTTCGGTCCGACTGGCTTGAAAGTGTGAAAAATCCCTCAAGTTTTCTCATCTCGCGCCGTAATAAAGGGTAATTGGTATTAATGGTTTCGATCCTCCTCCGGCGCTGAAATATAGCGCTTTAGGCCCACCCCTCCCCGGGTGGGCTTTTTTTCATCCCCGAATCACCCTGCCACTCACTGCTTCACGGATGGGTGTTGGACGCTCCAGGCCGCCGGTCTTGCCATGCAGGATCAGATCAATCCCATTGCCACAGCGTAAGTGAACCTCAAGGGGGTTGCGGGCTGGCGGATGCCTGCTGATATTGGCACTGGTCGAGACCAGGGGGGTCCCCGCTGCACCACATAGCGCCGCTGCGATGGGGTGGTCGGTAACCCGCACTGCCAGGGTGCTGTGCTCCCCAGTCAACCAGTAGGGTACATTGCGTGTCGCCGGGATGATCCAGGTTGCGGGGCCGGGCCAGCTCTCGCGAACCGGTTGCATGATCTCTTCTGACAGGCTGCCGATATAGGGGTAGAGGGATTCTATCTTGTCGGCGATCAGGATCAGTCCCTTAGCCATGGGCCTCTGCTTCAGCACCAGCAACCTGGACACCGCATCACGATCCAGGGGATGGCACCCCAGCCCATACACCGCTTCAGTGGGATAGGCCACCAGACCACCCCTGTGGATGATGTCGGCTGCCAGTCTGATCCGCCAAGGACGTAGATCTGTGTTATGTCGCAAAAATCCCACCTCAATCCCAACTGATACAAAATCATGGCATGATAACGGTTTCAGGTATATATATTGAATTAGGGCCTGTTAACACTAATCCAATGCACACTGTTGTGCCTGAAAAAGCGCCAATCAAGGCGCGAGGAGAGAAGTTTGGTCACTCCAAATGAACGACGAGCAACGCTGAGTGGCGCTTTTTCAGGCGCAACCCGAAGGGCTGGGGCTGTTTTTGCGCCCAGCGGCGTTATCATTCGCTCATGTAGCCGGGCTACACCACGCTCATTCTGCCTTGCTGGGCGCAAAAACAGTCCCAGCAGAGTGCATTGGATTAGTGTTAACAGGCCCTAAAGGCAGACAGATCGGAGAATCGCAAGGGTGTGGTATCGATTTATTGGCCTCTGTCTACTGGGTTTTGCAATCTGCTCCCAGGGAGTGGCACAGGTCTCACGTTACAATCCCGCTGAAAAGGGATGGCTGGCAGATCATCAGTATCTAAGGGCGGGTGTGGTTCCGATGACCCCCCCTATCCTCTATGTTGAAAGGTCCCAATCCAAGGGTTTGGTACCCGATTACCTGAGGGCGCTGGCCGATAAACTGGGTCTGCAGCTGCAGATACAACATTTCCCGGATCAGGAGGCGTTGCTGCTGGCTTTGCGTGAGGGTGTTGTGGATATGATCGGTGCGGCTGTTCAGACCCACCTCTCCCCCCCAGACCTCCACTTCACCCGTCCCTATCTGAACCTTCCCGCGGCCCTCTTCACCACCGACAGGATTGCCGATAAAGAGCTGACCGCGCTGGACGGCCTAGAGATATCGGTTGTCACCGGAAGTATCTGGGAAGAGGGGATACCCCACCTCCTGCCCTCCCTGAACGTCATGGCCTTCAACGATCTGGGTCAGGCACTGCAAGCGGTTATCGCTGACCGGGCCCAGGCCTACCTTGGCGATGCCGCAAGCGTTAACCATCTGCTCTCAACCACGGAGAATTATGCTGGAATGAAAGAGATGATGCGGCTTGATATGACGGTGGACGTA comes from the Candidatus Thiodiazotropha sp. CDECU1 genome and includes:
- a CDS encoding thioredoxin family protein encodes the protein MSQKKQLSPYIYDVTEATYEEKVLKASRQQPVVVDFWAEWCAPCLSLAPALERVVKELEGLVVLAKVEVDDNMRLAGHYRLRGFPTVILFVDGDEIGRFHGSRASHWLREWIEEHLGDYLAGAHEG
- a CDS encoding L-threonylcarbamoyladenylate synthase — encoded protein: MGFLRHNTDLRPWRIRLAADIIHRGGLVAYPTEAVYGLGCHPLDRDAVSRLLVLKQRPMAKGLILIADKIESLYPYIGSLSEEIMQPVRESWPGPATWIIPATRNVPYWLTGEHSTLAVRVTDHPIAAALCGAAGTPLVSTSANISRHPPARNPLEVHLRCGNGIDLILHGKTGGLERPTPIREAVSGRVIRG
- a CDS encoding LemA family protein: MEIVSFVLIGTTIAILIYGVLIYNNLVRLKHDVSKAWSNIDVLLKQRHDELPKLVETCKQYMKFEQETLEKVMLARSAVNNALRQGDVAAVGAAESQMRLGLGNLFAVAENYPDLKANETFLHLQSRITGLENSIADRREFYNDSANINNVRIEQFPDLILAKQFGFKAAQLLEFDETELADVDMGEMFS
- the prlC gene encoding oligopeptidase A is translated as MNPLINMQGLPPFSAITPEMVEPAMDQLLQENRQTIQQLLGSQRTFTWENLVEPLEQAEDRLSRAWSPVSHMNAVVNNDELRAAYNAVLPKLSEYSTEVGQNSQLCDAYKQVAAGPGLDQAQQKMLHNALLDFHLSGVDLEEAKKQRFKEISQELSQLTTKFEENLLDATNAWSKLITDESALQGLPASALALARQTAAQRDQEGWLLTLEYPSYLPLMTYADDPQLRREVYEAFATRASDQGPDAGQWDNTSVMARILELRHEQAGLLGFTNYADRSLAKKMARSSDEVIAFLTDLAERSRPQAERELNELKEFALASYGIEELEAWDIGYYAEKLRQQRHNISQEELKPYFPETRVIPGMFAVVERLYGIRIEAVEGVDSWHPDVRFFEIRDRDHHLRGQFYLDLYARPKKRGGAWMDECATRFFTKTMDQIPVAYLTCNFSPPVDGKPSLLTHDEVLTLFHEFGHGLHHLLTTVDYPAVAGINGVAWDAVELPSQFMENWCWEKQALDLISGHIDSGDPIPDELYQRMYNARNFQSAMQMLRQLEFALFDFRIHREYEPQRGGRIYEILEEVRQQVAVITPPPWNRFAHGFSHIFAGGYAAGYYSYKWAEVLSADAFSLFEEQGIFNADTGQAFLQEVLQQGGSRDAMELFVAFRGREPEIEPLLRHCGIAGQASAQDVQG
- the hemB gene encoding porphobilinogen synthase; the encoded protein is MSSNNTRSPFPTTRMRRMRRDDFSRRMMRETHLSPADFIYPVFVLEGEGAREAVPSMPGVERMSIDLLLAEAKQIAGLGIPAMALFPVTPLSVKSEDAREAYNPQGLAQRAVRAIKQAVPDLGVITDVALDPFTTHGQDGLIDASGYVMNDETKEVLVKQALSHAEAGADIVAPSDMMDGRIGAIRDELETGGYIHTRILAYAAKYASSFYGPFRDAVGSAANLGGGNKYSYQMDPANSDEALHEVALDLQEGADMVMVKPGMPYLDIVRRVKETFQVPTFAYQVSGEYAMLKAASQHGWLDEQAVVMESLLCIKRAGCDGILTYFAKQAAEWMQ
- the aroE gene encoding shikimate dehydrogenase — translated: MDKYAVIGNPIEHSKSPEIHRAFAEQTGEPVEYGRILGNMDDFPADVRRFVAEGGLGLNVTVPFKEEAWRLADELSPRAHTAGAVNTLSLLENNQIQGDNTDGAGLVRDLTVNHGFRLEGKRLLMLGAGGAVRGVIRPLLEQRPKRIIVANRTASKAYSLANGAAAYGQVAGCGLDELEGMQFDLIINGTAAGLAGEVPLIPDTVLAKGGWCYDMLYGNQATAFQAWGYQQRAARSLDGLGMLVEQAAESFRLWRGILPETAPVIAMLRH
- a CDS encoding CNP1-like family protein, producing MLFRTNLFALILLLGIAPLQADNILTDDASDDLLYQPKAAFQEEQTPLPERIDMDDLQEFEVGANNPRFKYYVERGSLLTGGDKVTRFVVIIRSQSGATNTSYEAFRCGERLHKVYAYGSAEKLFPATETQWQEIPKDESTDYRAALYDDLICNLLTGMSNPPEAIFRAMGENRTLSHD
- a CDS encoding gamma carbonic anhydrase family protein; translated protein: MPKPRQFEAAYPNIAADAYVDDSAVVIGDVSIASQASVWPLCAIRGDVNRIRIGARSNIQDGSVLHVSHDSFYQPGGSPLIIGEGVTVGHKVLLHGCEVADNCFIGMGAIILDGAVIEPQTMLGAGALVPQGKRLDGGYLWLGQPARRVRPLSDQELEIMAYNAGHYVKLAKRHRNQA
- a CDS encoding GIDE domain-containing protein codes for the protein MIGSLANIGDGYFWSWTLLLTVLTLIALYFTFRNLHRARLIEDTPTSLIRSAPQGYVELVGEAAMMAGEPVLAPLSGMPCCWWRYKIEKKGDKGWRGVRSGKSDSLFLLKDATGECILDPEGANISPSEKSIWYGPNETPSAGPDRGTGTTHQKVERFGVRISTNNTFGGDYRYIEETIVPGDPLYAIGRFSSIGELDRKAMRDDMIKGRLRQWKADHATLLERFDRNDDGQIDLHEWESVRRSAAREVTREQMQQDQQPLHTLSSTGTHRRPLLISTKGEFELVRHYRLLTLAALAAFFVVGSGAVIFVTSHLSRL